In Bacillus sp. Marseille-Q1617, a genomic segment contains:
- a CDS encoding sigma-70 family RNA polymerase sigma factor, producing MEDTHKNHLIESLIDEYEISITKLAYFYVQDWPAAQDICQDVFIKVYDALDQFNHQSSYKTWIYRIAINKCKDYKKSAYFRKSTVVDKFHRFFNKEIAATPEQVLLQTEEQTSLSAQIFTLPVKYREIILLYYYEELTTREISELLNINSSTVRTRLERGRQKLKTMLERRDKDE from the coding sequence TTGGAAGATACACATAAGAATCACTTGATTGAGTCACTGATCGATGAATATGAAATATCTATAACGAAGCTGGCTTACTTTTATGTTCAGGATTGGCCGGCCGCTCAGGACATCTGCCAGGATGTCTTTATTAAAGTATATGATGCACTGGACCAATTCAACCATCAGTCGTCCTATAAAACATGGATTTATCGCATTGCCATTAATAAATGTAAGGATTATAAGAAATCAGCTTATTTCAGAAAAAGTACAGTCGTAGATAAATTTCATAGATTCTTTAATAAAGAGATTGCGGCTACTCCAGAACAAGTCCTGCTTCAAACAGAGGAACAGACCAGTTTATCAGCACAAATCTTTACCCTTCCAGTCAAATATAGAGAAATCATCCTATTGTATTATTATGAAGAACTGACAACCCGGGAAATCAGTGAACTGCTGAATATCAACTCCTCTACAGTCCGTACCAGATTAGAAAGAGGAAGACAGAAGCTGAAAACGATGCTGGAAAGGAGGGATAAGGATGAATAA
- a CDS encoding DUF6843 domain-containing protein, whose product MKKLFLLLIAALSLGGCTSPGLTNHIYLIPEGYEGSFTVFFNIPGAPKLKKEGEFAVFPIETTEIETLHQTDYSTYGYALTSRKEPYLPKAATYEVNNKYYYIDQAGKRKEIDSYCVHERGVGGNTGADGKEIGYVDVQVTQTECGEDFYLNGKEEYTTQSKEAKKELINKLD is encoded by the coding sequence TTGAAAAAATTATTCTTATTATTGATTGCAGCATTGAGCCTTGGTGGTTGTACCTCACCAGGGTTGACTAATCATATTTATTTAATCCCTGAAGGATACGAAGGCTCCTTCACTGTTTTCTTTAATATCCCAGGTGCCCCCAAATTGAAAAAAGAAGGAGAATTTGCTGTATTTCCCATAGAAACAACAGAAATCGAAACCTTACATCAAACCGATTATTCAACGTATGGTTATGCCTTAACCTCAAGAAAGGAACCGTATCTTCCAAAAGCAGCTACATACGAAGTGAATAATAAATATTACTATATAGATCAGGCAGGGAAGCGAAAGGAAATTGATTCGTACTGTGTGCATGAACGAGGTGTTGGAGGCAACACGGGGGCAGACGGAAAAGAAATTGGCTACGTGGATGTACAAGTCACCCAAACTGAATGTGGTGAAGATTTTTATTTAAATGGTAAAGAAGAGTATACTACCCAGAGTAAGGAAGCTAAAAAGGAATTGATTAATAAACTTGATTAA
- the hutG gene encoding formimidoylglutamase — MSIFQHIKPAGKAQFKDRYTTKAAELLTPYTEGSKGDVAIIGAPLSKPSISHSGASFAPDAIRRCLNSFTTYNIEEEADISNKTIIDFGDIAMHPTSIEECHQRIYQSTKEVAQAQAAPLTIILGGDHSITTSTVKAIKETIGTVGVIQLDAHHDLRNTEDGGPTNGTPFRRLIEEGHLKGEHLIQIGIRNYANAKAYHDYAIQKGVSVHTMKDVRQRPITELIQSALTRLDTQVDTIYLSVDMDVLDQAYAPGCPAIGPGGMDPDTLAEAVQQSIKHPKVQTMDIVEIDPTLDIRDMTSRIASLLIVNSLIK; from the coding sequence ATGAGCATATTTCAACACATTAAGCCGGCAGGGAAAGCACAGTTCAAGGACCGGTACACAACGAAGGCAGCAGAGCTGCTGACACCGTACACAGAAGGCTCAAAAGGGGATGTCGCCATAATAGGCGCACCCCTTTCCAAGCCGTCCATCTCTCACTCGGGAGCGAGCTTTGCACCAGATGCCATTAGAAGATGCCTTAACTCCTTCACGACGTATAATATCGAAGAAGAAGCGGACATCAGCAACAAAACCATCATCGATTTCGGCGACATTGCCATGCACCCGACATCAATCGAAGAGTGCCACCAGAGAATCTATCAATCAACCAAAGAAGTCGCACAAGCCCAAGCGGCACCTTTAACCATCATTCTCGGCGGGGATCACTCCATCACCACATCAACCGTGAAAGCAATCAAAGAAACAATAGGGACGGTAGGGGTCATCCAACTCGATGCCCACCATGATCTGAGAAACACGGAAGACGGAGGACCTACCAACGGCACGCCATTCAGAAGATTGATAGAAGAAGGACATCTGAAAGGCGAGCATCTGATCCAAATCGGGATCCGCAACTATGCGAATGCCAAAGCTTATCACGACTACGCCATCCAAAAAGGCGTATCTGTCCACACCATGAAGGACGTCAGGCAACGCCCAATCACAGAACTGATCCAGTCAGCCCTAACCCGGCTGGACACTCAAGTCGACACCATCTACCTATCCGTCGACATGGACGTCCTCGACCAGGCATACGCTCCCGGCTGCCCGGCAATCGGCCCTGGCGGAATGGATCCGGATACACTCGCAGAAGCGGTCCAGCAGTCAATAAAACACCCGAAAGTCCAAACCATGGACATCGTGGAAATCGACCCGACGCTTGATATCCGGGATATGACGAGCAGAATTGCCAGCTTGCTTATTGTCAATTCACTAATAAAGTAA
- a CDS encoding LysM peptidoglycan-binding domain-containing protein translates to MLFTVATTAVISASFAAQASANTHKVEPGDTLWSISKKYDVSISELKQMNNLRNTVIFPRQQLVVTKNPASVPTDPKPSPPAVPVAENGKTYTIKSGDTLIRIANSHSISLSDLKKWNQISSHIIYPGQKLTVSASTSSQVKEPSKTEEDTTKNENNVPPVSKPQNVSYSVKSGDTLYKISREFSVSVQDIKQWNNLKSDVIHIGQKLEVAKQQTSHSQDSEKVAPGPDSEITSEALAHLGAPYKWGGSSSSGFDCSGYIYHVFNEAGYDIKRQSSEGYFNRSYYVDKPELGDLVFFENTYKKGISHVGIYIGDEQFIHAGDNGVEISSLNNPYWKSKFDSFKRFY, encoded by the coding sequence ATGTTATTTACTGTAGCTACTACTGCAGTTATTTCTGCTTCTTTCGCTGCTCAAGCCTCTGCCAATACCCACAAAGTCGAACCGGGTGACACCTTATGGTCAATATCAAAGAAATATGACGTAAGTATATCCGAGTTAAAGCAGATGAATAACCTTCGAAATACAGTCATTTTTCCTAGACAGCAGCTAGTTGTGACTAAGAACCCAGCTTCGGTGCCTACTGATCCTAAACCGTCTCCTCCTGCCGTGCCCGTGGCTGAGAACGGCAAGACTTATACTATTAAGTCCGGTGACACACTTATAAGAATTGCTAACTCTCATTCTATCTCTTTAAGTGACCTGAAAAAGTGGAATCAAATTTCCTCGCATATTATTTATCCAGGTCAGAAATTAACAGTATCCGCTTCTACATCATCGCAAGTAAAAGAACCATCAAAAACAGAGGAAGATACAACAAAAAATGAAAATAATGTACCACCAGTCTCTAAGCCACAAAATGTTTCATATTCTGTTAAGTCGGGCGACACACTATACAAGATCAGCAGAGAATTCTCTGTCTCCGTTCAGGATATCAAACAATGGAATAACCTTAAATCCGATGTCATTCACATAGGGCAGAAGCTGGAGGTAGCCAAGCAGCAGACTTCCCATTCGCAAGACAGTGAGAAAGTTGCTCCAGGACCGGATTCTGAGATTACTTCTGAGGCCCTTGCCCATTTAGGGGCACCTTATAAATGGGGAGGATCTTCCTCAAGCGGTTTTGATTGCAGCGGTTATATCTATCATGTATTTAATGAGGCTGGATATGATATCAAGCGTCAATCCAGTGAAGGGTACTTTAACCGGTCTTATTACGTAGACAAACCTGAATTAGGGGACCTTGTATTTTTTGAAAATACATATAAGAAGGGAATCTCTCACGTAGGAATTTATATTGGAGATGAGCAATTCATTCATGCTGGAGATAACGGTGTTGAAATCAGCAGCTTAAATAATCCATATTGGAAATCTAAGTTTGATAGTTTTAAGAGATTTTATTAA
- a CDS encoding cell wall-binding repeat-containing protein has product MGFLRKTVVSVVSASVILAYSPISEASASTISVKLKNYIGNRTSLVVNSQGTYKLENNNKRFSGDDRYEVAENVASNGWDTAETVFVVNSLAFADALAASPLAYKYNAPILLTRAGDIPESTFNKIKTLQPNKIIIVGGTGSVNGTVENKLKSITGNVSRIDGKDRFEVSKKIAQNLGASSDAFLTNGLIFSDALAIAPYAAKNEIPILLTRKDSIPAPTYEAIKGKSEVTVIGGTGSVNNNVYNSAKATKRIDGKDRYEVSANIVKELNINSTMAYVSNGLTFADALTGSVLAAKNGSPLLLTRADNLPDVIKSLIDNKAYNVFNILGGPASVEEKVVNQLPNEFKLQAGTDYVVKNESGRLAMYQGSTKVADFGQSNFVLAPSSYSTSNVLTIKGSAERQYLGKMQFTSESEKYVRPININIPFEDYLKSVVPRESPTYYHMEALKAQAVAARTFAIRKKEQTVLDDQSFQVYGGYEWHSRTNQAVEDTRGQVLRYKGDLITASFSSSNGGYTATNKDEWGYENPGYFQNVNDPYDTYSWDLKVPKTAISDDTIIKTSEEKTTYSNITLDAALKNPGWWWDAVSESKTVYLDETQKTAPLIDNIKSYLYKGSYINKEIKIKSISSYVIDPEKNEGQRSISGSLRVKFYMKEKGTNNYYLETDGKLKEYEETIEASATDLRYLFGTMYYRSTYTPSVENNSDSFTIHGKGFGHGVGMSQQGANNRANGYNGLPKQTYKQILDFYYPNTTLGN; this is encoded by the coding sequence TTGGGTTTTTTAAGAAAAACAGTTGTATCAGTTGTTAGTGCCAGTGTGATTTTAGCTTATTCTCCTATTTCAGAAGCCAGTGCATCGACTATTTCAGTAAAATTGAAAAATTATATTGGCAACAGAACTAGTCTTGTAGTAAACAGTCAAGGTACATATAAACTAGAAAATAATAATAAAAGATTTTCTGGTGATGATCGCTATGAGGTGGCGGAAAATGTCGCAAGTAACGGCTGGGATACAGCTGAAACAGTGTTTGTTGTCAACTCATTAGCATTTGCTGATGCGCTTGCTGCGTCACCACTTGCCTACAAATATAATGCACCTATTCTATTAACCAGAGCAGGAGATATTCCTGAGTCTACGTTCAATAAAATTAAAACACTTCAACCGAATAAGATTATCATTGTCGGTGGTACTGGAAGTGTAAATGGGACAGTTGAAAATAAATTAAAGTCCATTACAGGTAATGTCTCCCGTATTGATGGGAAAGATCGTTTCGAGGTATCAAAAAAAATTGCACAAAACCTCGGAGCGTCAAGTGATGCGTTTCTTACCAACGGATTGATCTTTTCGGATGCCTTGGCTATAGCACCTTATGCTGCAAAGAATGAGATCCCTATCCTTCTTACTAGGAAAGATAGTATACCGGCTCCTACTTATGAAGCTATAAAGGGGAAATCTGAGGTAACGGTTATTGGCGGTACCGGAAGTGTGAATAATAATGTTTATAATAGTGCAAAAGCGACTAAACGAATTGATGGTAAAGATCGTTATGAAGTTTCAGCAAATATCGTAAAAGAGTTAAACATCAATTCAACTATGGCATATGTATCAAACGGATTAACGTTTGCTGATGCATTAACGGGCTCAGTGCTGGCTGCTAAAAATGGTTCGCCGTTGTTATTGACAAGAGCTGATAATCTGCCTGATGTTATTAAAAGTTTAATAGATAACAAGGCTTATAACGTATTCAACATTTTAGGTGGTCCTGCTTCTGTTGAAGAGAAAGTGGTTAATCAGCTGCCAAATGAATTTAAACTGCAGGCTGGAACGGATTATGTCGTGAAAAATGAATCTGGAAGACTAGCAATGTATCAAGGCAGCACGAAGGTTGCGGATTTTGGTCAATCTAATTTTGTGTTGGCACCATCATCATACTCAACTTCTAATGTACTTACAATCAAAGGTAGTGCAGAAAGACAATATCTGGGCAAGATGCAATTTACTTCAGAATCTGAAAAATACGTTAGACCAATAAACATTAACATCCCTTTTGAAGATTACCTAAAAAGTGTAGTTCCGAGAGAATCGCCAACCTATTACCATATGGAAGCATTAAAAGCCCAAGCGGTTGCTGCGCGTACCTTTGCCATTCGCAAAAAAGAGCAAACAGTTTTGGATGATCAAAGCTTTCAAGTCTATGGCGGATACGAATGGCACTCCAGAACTAATCAGGCAGTTGAAGATACGAGAGGGCAAGTACTCAGGTACAAAGGAGACTTAATTACAGCTTCATTTTCTTCGAGTAATGGTGGTTATACAGCAACCAATAAAGATGAATGGGGCTATGAAAACCCGGGTTATTTCCAGAATGTAAATGATCCATATGATACTTATTCATGGGATTTAAAAGTACCAAAAACGGCTATCAGTGACGACACTATCATAAAAACATCAGAAGAAAAAACAACTTATAGTAATATCACCTTAGACGCAGCTTTAAAGAATCCAGGCTGGTGGTGGGATGCTGTCAGTGAATCTAAAACAGTTTATTTAGATGAAACTCAAAAAACAGCGCCGCTTATTGATAATATTAAGAGCTATTTATATAAAGGTAGTTATATAAATAAAGAAATAAAGATTAAGTCAATCTCCAGTTATGTAATAGATCCTGAGAAAAATGAGGGCCAAAGAAGTATAAGCGGTTCTTTAAGAGTTAAGTTTTATATGAAAGAAAAAGGCACAAACAATTACTATCTTGAAACAGATGGAAAATTAAAAGAATATGAAGAAACGATTGAGGCTTCTGCAACTGATTTAAGATATTTG
- a CDS encoding cell wall-binding repeat-containing protein yields MKKYLMIVVLVVSFLGTGSKEVNAEVFNYDRIGGEDRFEVAVNLSKKYWPESAEVVVLSNYNAFADALAAGPLAFKHNAPVLLTHPDKLTLTTKEELNRLSPSKVIIAGGTGSVSVQIEKELRGMGIKIIRYGGRDRFEVAVNIAKEFSSPKSAILANSQAFADALSVSPYASRNGIPILLTRPNKLGEETKHYIKESNIQHTYVIGGTGSVSNSVQQDLPSPTRIGGKDRYEVASKIFEQFNLDKNGAFIATGLTFADALTGSVPAAKENTAILLTKPNSLPESSLTAITRNNVSGFLLLGGQGSVGEEIEYQLFHRNSSTVPVVYFVPHADDEVLSYAVDIRNMIREGRPTYLVLMSQGEDSFARSIQNGFYDGKDVLPFEQGMPLFCHWHKRYHDPIEESYLHGHIDVETFGELREEDFFRATRALGVPEENIFSHALSKNEFTSENIEGIIKEYIGKYPSADFKTMSKFDGHIQHALIGSTLEEMEQKNELYPFQTSYFVSMYTDRFSSINIPYKNVVITLSNHLDESYIKKGINEYKLFEPENGLYGNGYHSVMSQFNALEKQMFTKIHK; encoded by the coding sequence ATGAAGAAATATTTAATGATTGTTGTATTAGTAGTATCTTTTTTAGGAACGGGCAGTAAGGAAGTTAATGCTGAGGTATTTAATTATGATAGGATCGGCGGGGAAGATAGATTCGAAGTAGCTGTAAATTTATCAAAAAAATACTGGCCGGAGTCAGCGGAGGTTGTTGTTTTATCCAATTATAATGCTTTTGCTGACGCTTTGGCGGCAGGTCCGTTAGCTTTTAAACATAATGCGCCTGTGTTATTGACACATCCTGATAAACTAACTTTAACAACCAAGGAAGAGTTAAACAGACTATCCCCCTCTAAAGTCATAATTGCTGGAGGAACAGGGAGTGTCTCGGTGCAAATTGAAAAAGAACTTCGTGGGATGGGCATCAAGATTATAAGGTATGGGGGAAGAGACAGATTCGAAGTAGCTGTAAACATTGCAAAAGAATTCAGTAGCCCCAAATCAGCCATTCTTGCAAACAGCCAAGCGTTCGCAGATGCTTTGTCCGTTTCACCCTATGCCTCTCGGAATGGAATACCGATTCTGTTAACTCGTCCGAACAAGTTAGGGGAAGAGACTAAACACTATATTAAAGAGAGTAACATTCAACATACATATGTAATCGGAGGGACGGGGAGCGTAAGTAATTCCGTTCAACAAGATTTGCCTTCTCCCACAAGAATCGGAGGCAAGGATCGATATGAAGTAGCATCAAAAATATTTGAGCAATTCAATTTGGATAAAAACGGTGCCTTCATTGCTACAGGCTTAACGTTTGCAGATGCCCTTACAGGTTCGGTACCTGCAGCGAAAGAAAATACTGCAATATTATTAACGAAACCAAACAGTCTACCTGAGTCATCTCTAACAGCAATAACAAGAAATAATGTTAGCGGCTTTTTGTTGCTGGGCGGTCAAGGATCTGTTGGAGAAGAAATTGAATATCAGTTGTTTCATCGGAATTCCTCCACTGTTCCAGTGGTATATTTTGTACCGCATGCAGATGATGAAGTGTTATCGTATGCTGTAGATATTAGAAATATGATTAGGGAAGGAAGACCAACCTACTTAGTGTTAATGTCTCAAGGGGAAGATTCTTTTGCAAGAAGCATTCAAAATGGCTTCTATGATGGTAAGGATGTTTTACCTTTTGAGCAGGGTATGCCACTTTTTTGCCATTGGCATAAAAGGTATCATGACCCCATCGAAGAAAGTTATCTCCATGGACATATAGATGTTGAAACCTTTGGGGAATTAAGGGAAGAAGATTTCTTCAGAGCAACTAGAGCTTTGGGGGTCCCTGAGGAAAATATCTTTTCACACGCTCTTTCAAAGAATGAATTCACTAGCGAAAATATAGAGGGGATTATTAAAGAATATATTGGAAAATATCCTAGTGCAGATTTTAAAACAATGTCTAAGTTTGATGGGCATATTCAACATGCATTGATCGGCAGCACATTAGAAGAAATGGAACAAAAAAATGAACTGTACCCATTTCAAACATCATACTTTGTTTCTATGTATACTGATCGTTTTTCTTCTATTAATATACCTTATAAAAATGTGGTAATCACATTAAGTAATCATTTAGATGAATCATATATTAAAAAGGGGATAAACGAGTACAAACTTTTTGAGCCGGAGAATGGTTTGTATGGTAATGGCTATCATTCTGTGATGTCACAGTTTAATGCTTTAGAAAAACAAATGTTCACGAAAATCCATAAGTAG
- a CDS encoding NAD-dependent epimerase/dehydratase family protein: protein MSRILVTGGAGFIGSHLVDALLNRNEKVIVIDNLSMGDENNLPQDNNITFIKGDLSDPELVNTLFSKYTIKTIFHLGAVASVVASIEKPSETHRTNMDGTLILLEAAKKYGVGRFIFASSAAIFGDEPTLPKSEESTIKPLTPYAIDKYGSEQYVIAYNRLYHLPTTVLRFFNVFGNRQNPSSPYSGVVSILTDKFKKLKNNEEDSFILYGEGDQTRDFIHVKDVVKALILVMEREAAVGEIFNLGTGISTSLKQLIEIYERATGLSLPIIEKEERSGDIKYSYTSIEKIKAIGYTPDYSLEEGIKIYWDKECS, encoded by the coding sequence ATGAGTCGAATTTTAGTAACTGGTGGGGCAGGGTTTATAGGATCCCACTTAGTGGATGCGCTTTTAAATAGAAACGAAAAGGTTATTGTAATTGATAACCTTTCAATGGGAGATGAAAACAACCTGCCCCAGGATAATAATATTACTTTTATTAAAGGAGATTTGTCTGATCCAGAGTTAGTAAACACCTTATTCAGTAAATATACTATCAAAACAATTTTTCATTTAGGCGCTGTTGCAAGTGTAGTTGCTTCTATAGAAAAACCATCAGAAACACATAGAACAAATATGGATGGAACTTTAATTTTATTAGAAGCAGCAAAAAAATATGGTGTGGGTCGCTTTATTTTTGCTTCTTCAGCTGCGATTTTTGGTGACGAGCCAACCTTGCCTAAATCAGAAGAATCGACAATCAAACCTCTCACGCCATATGCAATTGACAAGTATGGGTCTGAACAATATGTAATTGCTTATAACAGACTGTATCATTTACCTACCACGGTTTTGAGGTTCTTTAATGTTTTTGGTAACAGGCAGAACCCTTCCTCCCCATACTCGGGAGTTGTATCTATTCTCACGGATAAATTTAAAAAACTCAAAAATAATGAGGAAGATTCATTTATCTTATATGGGGAAGGAGATCAAACAAGAGATTTCATTCATGTGAAAGATGTAGTTAAAGCTCTTATATTGGTCATGGAAAGAGAAGCGGCTGTAGGGGAGATATTTAACTTGGGAACAGGTATTTCTACTAGTTTAAAACAGCTTATAGAAATATATGAAAGAGCTACAGGGCTATCTCTTCCAATTATTGAAAAAGAAGAAAGATCTGGAGACATTAAGTATTCGTACACCAGTATAGAAAAAATAAAAGCTATTGGATATACTCCTGATTATTCCCTAGAAGAAGGTATTAAGATTTATTGGGATAAGGAATGTAGTTGA
- a CDS encoding helix-turn-helix domain-containing protein: MDFTAVGKKIKELRKNSGLSQEDLAEGVCTQAQISKIEKGDVFPYASTLYQISQKLGVDVNYFFDIGTTPRLDYVQEVFQQLQILRRNLKFEEMMEIVRAEEDNPLFIQNNKNHQLLLWHKGIYLYEVKKDLDASVKTLREAISITNEKGKLLQERELEILLSLGAIYFYEDLDKALEVFEEIEDHLHLLPHLNNYTIKTRLYYNLARTLTRLKRIEESNKYCKNAIKWALHKDSLYLLGELHYHFGYNLELLEKPEQAKSYMEKALIVFELQQDDKYTQFIKGKIKELTANS, encoded by the coding sequence ATGGACTTCACGGCCGTTGGAAAAAAAATTAAGGAACTAAGAAAAAATAGTGGACTTTCTCAAGAGGATCTTGCAGAAGGAGTCTGTACTCAGGCGCAAATAAGTAAAATTGAAAAGGGAGATGTGTTTCCTTACGCTTCTACATTATATCAAATTTCGCAAAAATTAGGGGTGGATGTAAATTATTTCTTTGATATCGGCACCACGCCAAGGTTAGATTATGTACAAGAGGTTTTTCAACAACTTCAGATTCTCAGAAGGAATTTGAAATTTGAAGAAATGATGGAGATTGTGAGAGCGGAGGAGGATAACCCTTTATTCATCCAAAATAATAAAAACCACCAACTCTTATTATGGCATAAAGGAATATATTTATATGAAGTAAAAAAAGATCTGGATGCTTCGGTGAAAACTCTTCGAGAGGCAATCAGCATTACAAATGAAAAAGGGAAGCTTCTTCAAGAGAGAGAATTAGAAATTCTTTTATCACTAGGGGCAATTTATTTTTACGAAGATTTGGATAAGGCTTTGGAAGTTTTTGAAGAGATTGAAGATCACTTGCACCTTTTACCTCATTTAAATAACTACACCATTAAAACAAGGCTTTATTATAACCTGGCAAGGACACTAACGAGGCTAAAAAGAATAGAAGAATCAAATAAATATTGCAAAAATGCCATTAAGTGGGCACTTCACAAAGATAGTTTGTACTTATTAGGAGAATTACACTATCACTTCGGTTATAACTTAGAATTATTAGAAAAGCCGGAGCAAGCCAAATCGTATATGGAAAAAGCCCTTATAGTCTTCGAACTTCAACAGGATGATAAATATACCCAGTTCATTAAAGGGAAAATTAAAGAACTAACTGCAAATTCGTAA